The following are encoded in a window of Streptomyces sp. SAT1 genomic DNA:
- a CDS encoding ROK family transcriptional regulator, producing the protein MAGTVRGSGAGARTRAGGEDGVGVGSGANLLALRSHNTALVLDLLRRAGAAGISRLELAERTGLTPQAVSKITARLRDRGLAAEAGRRASTGGKPRTVLRLVPEAGRAVGVHVERDEVRAVLVDLDGTVTGERRRPLDLGAEGGAVVAAVAEQTEALVAEAFGASTREAAAASLLGAGVALPGPLDHESGVLHRVTGFPGWDGFPLRDALERRLGVPVVVDKDTNAAALGLAVAGEGRGGSFAYLHLGTGLGAGLVVGGSVHRGARTGAGEFGHQVIQLDGPPCECGDRGCVEALCLAAVARGDTAEAARVLGAGAANLVGLLDIDLVLLGGRTVAADPEAFEAGVGAVVAARVRRNGLPEGAVPVRRAPTGARGVAEGAAQLLLAPLFGRGGG; encoded by the coding sequence ATGGCCGGGACGGTACGCGGCTCCGGCGCGGGCGCGCGCACCCGCGCGGGCGGGGAGGACGGTGTGGGCGTGGGCTCGGGCGCGAACCTGCTCGCCCTGCGCAGCCACAACACCGCGCTCGTGCTCGACCTGCTGCGCCGGGCGGGCGCGGCCGGGATCAGCCGCCTCGAACTGGCCGAGCGGACCGGCCTCACCCCGCAGGCGGTCAGCAAGATCACGGCGCGGCTGCGGGACCGCGGGCTGGCGGCCGAGGCGGGGCGCCGGGCCTCCACCGGGGGCAAGCCGCGCACGGTGCTGCGGCTGGTCCCGGAGGCGGGCCGCGCGGTGGGCGTGCACGTCGAGCGGGACGAGGTGCGGGCCGTCCTGGTGGACCTGGACGGCACCGTGACCGGCGAGCGCCGCCGGCCGCTGGACCTGGGGGCGGAGGGGGGTGCCGTCGTGGCGGCGGTGGCGGAGCAGACCGAGGCGCTGGTGGCGGAGGCGTTCGGGGCGAGCACCCGGGAGGCGGCCGCCGCCTCGCTGCTCGGGGCAGGGGTGGCGCTGCCCGGTCCGCTCGACCATGAAAGCGGGGTGCTGCACCGCGTCACCGGCTTCCCCGGCTGGGACGGCTTCCCGCTGCGGGACGCGCTGGAGCGGCGGCTCGGGGTGCCGGTCGTCGTGGACAAGGACACCAACGCGGCGGCGCTCGGGCTCGCGGTCGCGGGCGAGGGGCGCGGCGGCTCCTTCGCCTATCTGCACCTCGGTACGGGGCTGGGGGCCGGGCTGGTCGTCGGCGGGAGCGTGCACCGGGGCGCGCGCACCGGCGCGGGCGAGTTCGGGCACCAGGTGATCCAGCTGGACGGGCCGCCGTGCGAGTGCGGGGACCGGGGGTGCGTCGAGGCGCTGTGCCTGGCGGCGGTCGCGCGCGGGGACACGGCGGAGGCGGCGCGTGTGCTGGGCGCGGGCGCCGCCAACCTCGTGGGGCTCCTGGACATCGACCTGGTGCTGCTCGGCGGGCGTACGGTCGCGGCGGACCCGGAGGCGTTCGAGGCCGGGGTGGGCGCGGTGGTCGCCGCGCGCGTCCGGCGCAACGGGCTGCCGGAGGGCGCGGTCCCGGTCCGCCGGGCGCCGACCGGAGCGCGCGGGGTCGCGGAGGGCGCGGCGCAGCTGCTGCTGGCGCCGCTGTTCGGGCGAGGGGGCGGATAG
- a CDS encoding Gfo/Idh/MocA family oxidoreductase, producing MTSTPLRDLRVGLVGYGLAGSVFHAPLIAATEGLALDTVVTSNEERQAQARAEFPDVRLAAGPDDLFARAGELDLIVVASPNRTHVPLATRALESGLPVVVDKPVAATAAEARALAALAEERGLLLSVFQNRRWDNDFLTLRDLVERGGLGDVWRFESRFERWRPQPKGGWRESGDPAEIGGLLYDLGSHVVDQALVLFGPVTQVYAESVVRRAGAEADDDTFLALTHTGGVRSHLYVSSTAAQLGPRFRVLGSRAGYVKYGLDPQEAALRAGARPGSGAGPERGAGPGPVGWGVEEESLWGRLGAGESPVTGGGSPVPTRPGDYPAYYAAVAAALREGAPNPVTAHEAAAALDVLEAARRSARDGVTVRL from the coding sequence ATGACTAGCACCCCCCTCCGCGACCTCCGTGTGGGACTCGTCGGTTACGGCCTCGCCGGTTCCGTCTTCCACGCCCCGCTGATCGCCGCCACCGAGGGCCTGGCCCTCGACACGGTCGTCACCTCGAACGAGGAGCGGCAGGCGCAGGCCCGCGCGGAGTTCCCCGACGTCCGCCTCGCGGCCGGCCCCGACGACCTGTTCGCCCGCGCCGGCGAACTGGACCTGATCGTCGTCGCCTCCCCGAACAGGACCCACGTCCCGCTCGCCACCCGGGCGCTGGAGTCGGGCCTGCCGGTGGTCGTGGACAAGCCGGTCGCCGCCACCGCCGCCGAGGCACGCGCTCTCGCCGCCCTCGCCGAGGAGCGCGGCCTGCTGCTCTCCGTCTTCCAGAATCGCCGCTGGGACAACGACTTCCTGACCCTGCGCGACCTGGTCGAACGCGGCGGACTCGGCGACGTCTGGCGCTTCGAGTCCCGCTTCGAGCGCTGGCGTCCGCAGCCCAAGGGCGGCTGGCGCGAGTCCGGCGACCCCGCAGAGATCGGAGGTCTGCTCTACGACCTCGGGAGCCATGTCGTCGACCAGGCCCTGGTCCTCTTCGGCCCGGTCACCCAGGTGTACGCCGAGTCGGTGGTCCGGCGCGCGGGCGCCGAGGCGGACGACGACACGTTCCTCGCGCTGACGCACACCGGCGGGGTCCGCTCCCACCTCTACGTCTCCTCCACGGCCGCCCAACTGGGCCCGCGCTTCCGCGTGCTGGGCTCGCGGGCCGGTTACGTCAAGTACGGCCTCGATCCGCAGGAGGCGGCGCTGCGGGCGGGCGCGCGCCCCGGAAGCGGGGCGGGACCGGAGCGGGGGGCGGGCCCCGGGCCGGTCGGCTGGGGCGTCGAGGAGGAGTCGCTGTGGGGCCGTCTCGGCGCGGGAGAGTCCCCGGTGACCGGCGGCGGCAGCCCCGTACCGACGCGGCCCGGCGACTACCCGGCGTACTACGCGGCCGTGGCCGCCGCGCTGCGCGAGGGCGCCCCGAACCCGGTGACCGCGCACGAGGCCGCCGCCGCGCTGGACGTCCTGGAGGCGGCCCGCCGCTCGGCCCGCGACGGCGTGACGGTGCGGCTGTGA
- a CDS encoding heme-degrading domain-containing protein has protein sequence MIGELEAQERRLVLPRFTHEDAWELGSLLVALARERRAPVAVDIHRAGQQLFHAALPGSTPDNDAWIARKRRVVERYGCASYLVGARFRAKGTTFEDSSRLDPGTYAAHGGSFPIAVEGAGVIGAVTVSGLPQAEDHRLVVEALEAYLER, from the coding sequence CTGATCGGGGAGCTGGAGGCGCAGGAACGTCGGCTGGTCCTCCCCCGGTTCACCCACGAGGACGCCTGGGAGCTCGGCTCGCTCCTGGTCGCTCTGGCGCGGGAGCGGCGGGCCCCGGTCGCCGTCGACATCCACCGCGCCGGGCAGCAGCTGTTCCACGCGGCGCTGCCCGGCTCCACCCCCGACAACGACGCCTGGATCGCCCGCAAACGCCGGGTGGTGGAGCGCTACGGCTGCGCCTCCTACCTGGTCGGCGCCCGGTTCCGGGCCAAGGGGACGACCTTCGAGGACTCCTCCCGCCTGGACCCCGGCACCTACGCGGCCCACGGCGGCTCCTTCCCGATCGCCGTGGAGGGCGCCGGTGTGATCGGCGCGGTGACGGTGTCGGGCCTGCCGCAGGCCGAGGACCACCGGCTCGTGGTGGAGGCGCTGGAGGCGTACCTGGAGCGGTAG
- a CDS encoding LLM class F420-dependent oxidoreductase: MSDTAAPRDTTAPLKEAVGRYGVWSVGLRSEKADRRGAIAEAAAELEELGYGTAWLGGSSAPANAAPLLGATRTLTVGTSIQSIWQHDAGSSAAGFAELDAAHPGRFVLGLGVSHAKLAEQYRRPYSALVAYLDELDAAGVPAGRRVLAALGPRTLELSRDRAAGAIPYLVTTEHTAQAREILGEGPLLAPELKVVLDEDPERARATARGYLAMYLQLPNYTNNFLRLGFTEDDVRDGGSDRLIDAVYAWGDEDRIRARVEEFLAAGADHLALQVVTGTTDPDELPREEWRRLASLLG; this comes from the coding sequence ATGAGCGACACGGCAGCCCCACGGGACACCACCGCCCCGCTGAAGGAGGCGGTCGGACGCTACGGCGTCTGGAGCGTCGGCCTCCGCTCGGAGAAGGCGGACCGGCGCGGCGCCATCGCCGAGGCCGCCGCCGAACTGGAGGAGCTGGGCTACGGCACCGCGTGGCTCGGCGGCAGCAGCGCCCCCGCCAACGCCGCGCCCCTGCTCGGCGCGACCCGGACACTCACCGTCGGCACCAGCATCCAGAGCATCTGGCAGCACGACGCCGGATCGAGCGCGGCCGGCTTCGCCGAGCTGGACGCGGCCCACCCCGGCCGCTTCGTGCTGGGCCTCGGGGTGAGCCACGCCAAGCTCGCCGAGCAGTACCGCCGCCCGTACTCGGCGCTGGTCGCCTACCTGGACGAGCTGGACGCCGCCGGGGTGCCCGCCGGGCGCCGGGTCCTGGCCGCGCTCGGCCCCAGGACCCTCGAACTGTCCCGGGACCGGGCCGCGGGCGCGATCCCGTACCTGGTCACCACCGAGCACACCGCGCAGGCCCGCGAGATCCTGGGCGAGGGCCCGCTGCTCGCCCCCGAGCTGAAGGTCGTGCTGGACGAGGACCCCGAGCGGGCCCGCGCCACCGCCCGCGGCTATCTGGCGATGTACCTCCAGCTCCCCAACTACACCAACAACTTCCTCCGGCTCGGTTTCACCGAGGACGACGTCAGGGACGGCGGCAGCGACCGCCTGATCGACGCGGTGTACGCCTGGGGCGACGAGGACCGGATCCGGGCCCGGGTGGAGGAGTTCCTGGCGGCGGGCGCCGACCACTTGGCCCTCCAGGTCGTCACCGGCACGACGGACCCGGACGAACTCCCCAGGGAGGAGTGGCGCCGGCTGGCCTCGCTTCTCGGCTAG
- a CDS encoding fumarylacetoacetate hydrolase family protein has translation MKLLRVGTAGAERPALLDAEGTVRDLSGVVADIDGALLADEAALGRIRAAADAGELPALDADGLRIGPPLARIGKVVCIGLNYHDHARETGAEPPAEPVVFFKAADTVVGPNDTVLVPRGSAKTDWEVELAVVIGRTARYLETDEDALAHVAGYAVAHDVSEREFQIERGGTWDKGKNCETFNPLGPWLVTADEVPDPQNLSLRLWVNGELKQDGTTAEQIFPVAEVVRYVSHFMTLYPGDVINTGTPAGVALGRPEPKPYLRSGDVVELEVEGLGRQRQELKDA, from the coding sequence ATGAAGCTGCTGCGAGTCGGTACGGCCGGGGCTGAGCGGCCCGCACTGCTGGACGCCGAGGGCACCGTGCGCGACCTGTCGGGCGTCGTCGCGGACATCGACGGCGCCCTGCTCGCCGACGAGGCGGCACTCGGCCGGATCCGGGCCGCCGCCGACGCGGGCGAGCTGCCCGCGCTGGACGCGGACGGCCTGCGGATCGGACCGCCGCTGGCCCGGATCGGCAAGGTGGTGTGCATCGGCCTGAACTACCACGACCACGCCCGCGAGACCGGCGCCGAGCCGCCCGCCGAGCCCGTCGTCTTCTTCAAGGCGGCCGACACGGTCGTCGGGCCGAACGACACGGTGCTGGTGCCGCGCGGCTCCGCCAAGACCGACTGGGAGGTGGAACTGGCGGTCGTCATCGGCCGTACGGCCCGCTATCTGGAGACCGACGAGGACGCCCTCGCGCACGTCGCCGGGTACGCGGTGGCGCACGACGTCTCCGAGCGGGAGTTCCAGATCGAGCGCGGCGGCACCTGGGACAAGGGGAAGAACTGCGAGACGTTCAACCCGCTCGGACCCTGGCTGGTCACCGCCGACGAGGTGCCCGACCCGCAGAACCTCTCCCTGAGGCTGTGGGTCAACGGCGAGCTGAAGCAGGACGGGACGACCGCCGAGCAGATCTTCCCGGTCGCCGAAGTGGTGCGCTACGTCAGCCACTTCATGACCCTCTACCCCGGTGACGTCATCAACACCGGTACCCCCGCCGGGGTGGCGCTCGGCCGGCCGGAGCCGAAGCCGTATCTGCGCTCCGGCGACGTGGTCGAGCTGGAGGTCGAGGGGCTGGGGCGGCAGCGGCAGGAGCTGAAGGACGCGTAG
- a CDS encoding YidC/Oxa1 family membrane protein insertase, with protein sequence MSRFRHDETPKGSSIMSVFSAFSVFSGFSGFFSGVLTGSAALVECLADLIQPLFHASAAAAAIVLVTLLVRLLVHPLSRAAARGQRARAALQPRLAELRRKHRGDPQRLQQAVLALHAEEKVSPLSGCLPGLLQMPAFFVLYRLFSSSTLGGSANGLLGHRLLAAPLGGRWSDALADGGVFGAAGLVYVALFAVVTAVAGFNFTRARRARAAAEAAATTAGAGEAAQVPGLAAVGKVMPFLSFATLVTVAVVPLAAALYVVTSSAWSAVERAVLQS encoded by the coding sequence ATGTCCCGCTTCCGGCACGACGAGACCCCGAAGGGCTCCTCCATCATGTCCGTCTTCTCTGCCTTCTCTGTCTTCTCCGGTTTCTCCGGCTTCTTCTCCGGTGTCCTCACCGGCTCCGCCGCTCTGGTCGAGTGCCTCGCCGACCTGATCCAGCCGCTGTTCCACGCCTCCGCTGCCGCCGCCGCGATCGTCCTGGTCACCCTGCTCGTACGGCTGCTCGTCCATCCGCTGTCCCGGGCCGCCGCGCGCGGGCAGCGGGCGCGGGCCGCGCTCCAGCCGCGCCTGGCCGAACTGCGCAGGAAGCACCGCGGGGATCCGCAGCGCCTCCAGCAGGCCGTACTGGCGCTGCACGCCGAGGAGAAGGTGTCGCCGCTGTCCGGCTGTCTGCCGGGGCTGCTCCAGATGCCCGCCTTCTTCGTCCTCTACCGCCTGTTCTCCAGCTCGACGCTCGGCGGGAGCGCCAACGGCCTGCTCGGCCACCGGCTGCTGGCCGCGCCGCTGGGCGGGCGGTGGAGCGACGCCCTCGCGGACGGCGGTGTCTTCGGGGCGGCCGGGCTGGTGTACGTCGCGCTGTTCGCGGTCGTGACCGCCGTCGCCGGCTTCAACTTCACGCGCGCCCGGCGGGCGCGGGCAGCGGCCGAGGCAGCGGCCACGACCGCCGGTGCGGGCGAGGCGGCGCAGGTCCCCGGGCTCGCGGCCGTGGGCAAGGTGATGCCGTTCCTGTCGTTCGCGACGCTCGTCACCGTGGCCGTCGTACCGCTGGCGGCCGCGCTGTACGTGGTGACCAGCTCCGCCTGGAGCGCCGTGGAGCGGGCCGTGCTCCAGAGCTGA
- a CDS encoding DUF6412 domain-containing protein, giving the protein MIRRVRQRVGAPLVPVLLSLLVLVLQLSLLDSGSLAATVAAGAALVACALLGSRCAPAVAPTRVRTAIRDRDRRTAFLPQRDPDAAGRRRPRAPGRALPATAAA; this is encoded by the coding sequence GTGATCCGTCGCGTTCGCCAGCGGGTCGGTGCGCCGCTCGTCCCCGTGCTGCTGTCGCTGCTCGTCCTGGTCCTCCAGCTGTCGCTGCTCGACTCGGGCAGCCTCGCCGCGACCGTCGCCGCCGGTGCCGCGCTCGTCGCGTGCGCGCTGCTCGGCTCGCGCTGCGCGCCCGCCGTGGCGCCCACGCGGGTGCGTACGGCGATCCGGGACCGCGACCGGCGTACGGCCTTCCTGCCGCAGCGCGATCCCGACGCCGCGGGCCGGCGGCGGCCCCGCGCACCCGGCCGGGCCCTTCCGGCGACCGCCGCTGCGTAG
- a CDS encoding SEC-C domain-containing protein produces MRPDTPAENAANAKAAVNAEAAANVETPEPTGPAGRAGAPGPTGWTENADHTAEAARLERAAGLYPEDAEALLLRAAAHLELAGDRPAATTLYDRLLATADALENATLVRALKASNLWEYGHEAEARAIIDGVRTAAPRAPAPWVIVAESLESHDELEAAHETFTEAVTLLLTGVEEPPYATRPLLLGRHRVRRMLGVSHDSWDALADTLHSSSVSLDELHDPKRVWSLGSENPAELQAELVRLRAELGAYREALSRPFPVAVLHWPAPELEELVAAYAGLATEYPSHETHLATIERSLRELAASGTPNLGIVTGTVPSYEAFAASEGTSPTDTALLPQYATTLAARGRAVAWPPQQTATCWCDSGRTYGECHGGTA; encoded by the coding sequence ATGCGCCCCGACACGCCCGCCGAAAACGCCGCGAACGCCAAAGCCGCCGTGAACGCAGAAGCCGCCGCGAACGTCGAGACCCCGGAACCCACCGGCCCCGCCGGCCGTGCGGGTGCCCCCGGCCCCACCGGCTGGACCGAGAACGCCGACCACACCGCCGAGGCGGCCCGTCTGGAGCGGGCCGCGGGCCTGTACCCGGAGGACGCCGAGGCCCTGCTGCTGCGCGCCGCCGCCCACCTGGAACTGGCCGGCGACCGCCCCGCGGCGACGACGCTCTACGACCGCCTGCTGGCCACCGCGGACGCCCTGGAGAACGCCACGCTGGTGCGCGCCCTGAAGGCGTCGAACCTGTGGGAGTACGGCCACGAGGCCGAGGCGAGGGCGATCATCGACGGCGTCCGCACCGCCGCCCCGCGGGCCCCGGCCCCCTGGGTGATCGTCGCGGAGTCCCTGGAGTCGCACGACGAGCTGGAGGCGGCGCACGAGACGTTCACGGAGGCGGTGACGCTGCTGCTGACCGGCGTCGAGGAGCCCCCGTACGCGACCCGCCCCCTCCTCCTCGGCCGCCACCGCGTCCGCCGCATGCTCGGGGTCTCCCACGACTCCTGGGACGCCCTCGCCGACACCCTCCACTCCTCGTCCGTCTCCCTGGACGAGCTCCACGACCCCAAGCGGGTCTGGTCCCTCGGCTCGGAGAACCCGGCCGAGCTCCAGGCCGAACTGGTCCGCCTGCGCGCGGAGCTGGGCGCCTACCGCGAGGCCCTCTCCCGCCCCTTCCCGGTGGCGGTCCTGCACTGGCCGGCCCCGGAACTGGAGGAACTGGTCGCGGCGTACGCCGGCCTCGCGACGGAGTACCCCTCCCACGAGACCCACCTCGCGACGATAGAGCGCTCCCTGCGCGAACTGGCCGCCTCCGGCACCCCCAACCTCGGCATCGTCACCGGCACGGTCCCCTCCTACGAGGCCTTCGCCGCCTCCGAGGGCACCTCCCCCACCGACACCGCCCTCCTCCCCCAGTACGCGACGACCCTGGCGGCCCGGGGACGCGCGGTGGCGTGGCCCCCGCAGCAGACGGCGACCTGCTGGTGCGACTCGGGCCGGACGTACGGGGAATGCCACGGCGGGACGGCCTGA
- a CDS encoding very short patch repair endonuclease: MSRQASKDTAAELTVRRLLHAAGLRYRVEYPVPGMARRRIDVAFTSVKVAVLIDGCFWHGCPEHATQPKANAQWWRQKLDRNMARDAETTDHLVAAGWEVLRFWEHEPAPDVALRIAAAVERRRSRHGAESRR, translated from the coding sequence ATGAGCAGACAGGCCAGCAAGGACACGGCCGCCGAACTGACGGTCCGGCGTCTGCTGCACGCCGCCGGGCTCCGCTACCGCGTGGAGTATCCGGTCCCCGGCATGGCCCGGCGACGCATCGACGTGGCCTTCACCTCGGTCAAGGTGGCCGTCCTCATCGACGGATGCTTCTGGCACGGCTGCCCCGAACACGCCACGCAGCCCAAGGCGAACGCTCAGTGGTGGCGCCAGAAGCTGGACCGCAACATGGCCCGGGACGCGGAGACCACCGACCACCTCGTCGCCGCCGGGTGGGAGGTCCTGCGCTTCTGGGAGCACGAGCCCGCACCGGACGTCGCCCTGCGCATCGCGGCCGCGGTCGAGCGACGGAGATCGCGACACGGCGCGGAGAGCCGTCGATGA
- a CDS encoding DNA cytosine methyltransferase, which yields MTGLTFVDVCSGAGGLALGLERAGFEPRLLLDEDADACATLRANRPHWNVLRTDLLDFDPSEHPESHDVDLLSAGLPRVRSEATARRVDSGLEEQLLRAAIYLAHGIRPRAILIENVPQLAHSSDHESFREFAFAELAHLGYEPDWSVVNALDFGVAQSRRHGVLVAVERRCAPAFRFPAPTVDGPRTVGDVLRPSMAARGWPDASRWAAQADQPAPTLVGGSKNRGGADLGPTRAKQKWATMGVNAHTLGDEVPGPDFVWDPGLGRNNMVKITAEQAALLQGFPTTWQITGRKTARYRQVGHATPPPVAEALGRAVAEALCGEPVATAAG from the coding sequence ATGACGGGGCTGACCTTCGTCGATGTGTGCTCGGGAGCGGGTGGACTCGCCCTGGGACTGGAGCGTGCCGGCTTCGAGCCCCGCCTGCTGCTCGACGAGGACGCCGACGCCTGCGCGACCCTGCGCGCCAACCGGCCCCATTGGAACGTGCTCCGGACGGACCTGCTGGACTTCGACCCGAGCGAACACCCCGAGAGCCATGACGTCGACCTGCTCTCCGCCGGCCTGCCCCGGGTGAGGTCGGAAGCGACGGCCCGACGCGTGGATTCTGGGCTGGAAGAGCAACTCCTGCGAGCGGCGATCTATCTGGCCCATGGGATCCGCCCTCGGGCGATCCTCATCGAGAACGTCCCGCAACTGGCACATTCCTCGGACCACGAGTCGTTCCGCGAGTTCGCCTTCGCCGAACTGGCCCACCTGGGATACGAGCCCGATTGGTCCGTCGTGAACGCCCTCGACTTCGGTGTGGCGCAGAGCCGTAGGCACGGCGTCCTGGTCGCGGTCGAACGTCGGTGTGCCCCCGCGTTCCGCTTCCCGGCGCCGACCGTGGACGGACCTCGAACGGTCGGTGACGTCCTGAGACCGTCGATGGCGGCGCGCGGCTGGCCGGACGCCTCCCGTTGGGCCGCCCAGGCCGATCAGCCCGCCCCGACACTCGTGGGAGGGTCCAAGAACCGCGGCGGCGCCGACCTCGGGCCGACGAGGGCGAAGCAGAAGTGGGCGACCATGGGCGTGAACGCACACACCCTGGGCGACGAAGTGCCCGGTCCGGACTTCGTCTGGGATCCTGGGCTCGGCAGGAACAACATGGTGAAGATCACAGCCGAGCAGGCGGCACTTCTGCAGGGCTTCCCGACCACGTGGCAGATCACCGGACGCAAGACGGCCCGGTACCGTCAGGTCGGGCACGCGACACCGCCTCCGGTGGCGGAGGCGCTGGGACGAGCGGTCGCCGAAGCTCTGTGCGGGGAGCCGGTGGCCACCGCTGCCGGCTAG
- a CDS encoding DNA cytosine methyltransferase, whose amino-acid sequence MTSAPPHQSILDKPFVLDLFAGPGGLDVAGHRLGIPSLGLEWDRSACLTRYAAGLDTLHSDVSAIRRESFESLPPEINVLAGGPPCQTYSVAGKGAGREALEEVKKFIERLMAGDPDEEIDKELKKLSDPRTALVLEPLRYAIQATRSPNRGHRPYDVIVLEQVPAVEALWLRYAEVLQKVGLPDGTRYEVVVDVLDTETYGVPQTRSRAVLIARREGLGTPTLPEPTHRAYEAKGWNRRNGDSTTPAAQPTLCGTDVPEPRPAANDDLEHWTSMGDALAEPVGTQHHGRRTPFLVRSNYGSSGNPGRRGVRTDRQPAATVTGRISRFVVFEHLSDDIVYEGARFSMNEAGMLQSFPPDYPWSGTAKAQQVGNAVPPLFGAHLLSAALGLPAPAPEVMREPWIPATEEQRAKLRSHGCGTADDCTARCPRPEEQTPPRSTSRPRRRTPRRR is encoded by the coding sequence ATGACCAGCGCGCCTCCCCACCAGTCCATCCTCGACAAGCCCTTTGTCCTGGACCTCTTCGCAGGACCGGGCGGGCTGGACGTGGCCGGACACCGGCTGGGCATCCCGAGTCTGGGGCTCGAATGGGACCGGAGCGCGTGCCTGACGCGGTACGCGGCCGGGCTGGACACCCTCCACTCCGACGTGAGCGCGATCCGCAGAGAGTCCTTCGAGTCGCTCCCCCCGGAGATCAACGTCCTCGCCGGCGGCCCGCCGTGCCAGACCTATTCGGTGGCGGGGAAGGGCGCGGGTCGTGAGGCTCTGGAGGAGGTCAAGAAGTTCATCGAACGGCTCATGGCGGGTGATCCCGACGAGGAGATCGACAAGGAGCTGAAGAAGCTCAGCGACCCGCGCACCGCGTTGGTGCTCGAACCCCTCCGCTACGCGATCCAGGCGACCAGGAGCCCGAACCGGGGGCACCGGCCGTACGACGTCATCGTTCTGGAGCAGGTCCCCGCCGTCGAGGCGCTCTGGCTCCGCTACGCCGAGGTGCTGCAGAAGGTCGGCCTTCCCGACGGCACCAGGTACGAGGTCGTCGTCGACGTCCTGGACACCGAGACGTACGGGGTGCCGCAGACCCGGTCCCGCGCCGTGTTGATCGCCCGCCGTGAGGGGCTGGGCACGCCGACGCTGCCCGAGCCGACCCACCGCGCCTACGAGGCGAAGGGGTGGAATCGCAGGAACGGCGACAGCACGACCCCGGCCGCCCAGCCGACCCTCTGTGGCACGGACGTCCCCGAACCGCGCCCCGCGGCGAACGACGATCTGGAGCACTGGACGTCGATGGGCGATGCCCTCGCCGAGCCGGTCGGCACCCAGCATCACGGGCGCAGGACGCCCTTCTTGGTCAGGTCGAACTACGGCAGCTCCGGAAACCCGGGGCGTCGCGGAGTCCGGACGGACCGACAGCCCGCCGCCACCGTCACCGGCCGCATCTCCCGCTTCGTGGTCTTCGAGCACCTCTCCGACGACATCGTCTACGAGGGGGCGCGGTTCAGCATGAACGAGGCAGGGATGCTACAGAGCTTCCCGCCGGACTACCCGTGGTCGGGCACCGCGAAGGCCCAGCAGGTGGGCAACGCTGTGCCTCCCCTGTTCGGGGCGCACCTCCTGAGTGCCGCGCTCGGTCTTCCCGCTCCGGCCCCGGAGGTGATGAGGGAGCCGTGGATCCCGGCCACGGAGGAGCAGCGGGCCAAGCTGCGCAGCCACGGCTGCGGGACGGCGGACGACTGCACCGCCCGCTGCCCGCGCCCCGAGGAGCAGACACCGCCCCGATCGACCTCGCGCCCGCGCAGGAGAACGCCCCGGCGGCGGTGA
- a CDS encoding DUF6339 family protein, with protein MITQPHHVPERLALLSGSAVDTFLTEGLLGGEQVHSGIDLAKVVEPLPEDDARWWVEPIRSLVEDAMFEFGKDRTRADAWLAPRLHATLRLTRREAADKRLWNHLALAVAPDYVVWRHLSEPAGRVAAERFRGPADRQCFSRLWWAAELFRNGPDYGPVEIACGNQDLIHTVLRNDLIDHRPTAQALVRLLRTGRISTGRGVNGLSIAVNAAGATLIYDILAPDEPRDPVRLRDWIAEAETAPPVSRHILPAGPDEDPAPEESVTALTEYFAELFETAPVRGRRSEG; from the coding sequence GTGATCACCCAGCCCCACCACGTACCGGAGCGTCTGGCGCTGCTCTCCGGTTCGGCCGTCGACACCTTCCTCACCGAGGGGCTGCTCGGCGGTGAACAGGTCCACAGCGGCATAGACCTCGCCAAGGTCGTCGAGCCGCTCCCCGAGGACGACGCCAGGTGGTGGGTCGAGCCGATCCGCAGCCTGGTCGAGGACGCCATGTTCGAGTTCGGCAAGGACCGGACCCGGGCCGACGCCTGGCTCGCCCCACGCCTTCACGCCACGTTGCGTCTGACGCGGCGGGAGGCGGCGGACAAACGGCTGTGGAACCACCTGGCGTTGGCCGTGGCCCCGGACTATGTGGTGTGGCGCCATCTGTCGGAGCCGGCGGGGCGCGTCGCCGCGGAGCGGTTCCGGGGCCCCGCGGACCGGCAGTGCTTCTCCCGCCTGTGGTGGGCGGCCGAACTCTTCCGGAACGGCCCGGACTACGGACCGGTCGAGATCGCCTGTGGCAACCAGGACCTCATCCACACCGTTCTTCGGAACGACTTGATCGACCACCGGCCCACGGCCCAGGCCCTGGTCCGCCTCCTGCGGACGGGAAGGATCAGCACCGGCCGGGGCGTCAATGGGCTGAGCATCGCCGTCAACGCGGCGGGAGCTACCTTGATCTACGACATCCTCGCACCGGACGAGCCCAGAGACCCGGTCCGTCTGCGCGACTGGATCGCGGAGGCGGAGACGGCACCACCGGTCTCACGTCACATCCTCCCCGCGGGGCCGGACGAGGATCCCGCCCCGGAGGAATCCGTGACCGCGCTCACCGAGTACTTCGCGGAGCTGTTCGAGACCGCTCCGGTCAGGGGCAGGAGGAGCGAGGGCTGA